Part of the Motacilla alba alba isolate MOTALB_02 chromosome Z, Motacilla_alba_V1.0_pri, whole genome shotgun sequence genome, ggCAGACCAGCGCCGCGCCTCGtctctctgcaggcagcagctcaggaagtcACACAGGGAAGGCGAGAATCGGTTGGGCTGCCGCAGCTGTGGTCTCTCCCCTCTGGCTGTCAGGATTTTAAcctgcagaaaaaggaaacatgagGCTCCACCTGCTTCTTTCCCAACTCAAACTGCTCTCCCAGATCCCAGTGTTTAAGCTGCACTCTGCAGTGGCAGTTGCTGCCCTGGCAGAGACCCAGAGATGACTTTCCTTTAgcaaccaaaaacccaaaccccgatgcagccacagcttttccaaCATTCTGCACATCTTGCCCTGGTAGCTGATTTCATGGACTGACCTAGTTAGGGGGAACTACATCAGCAAAGCGTGTGTCCTTCCCTGAGGATTCACCCCAGGATGACAGGCTTTCTGGAAGAGGGACTTTGCTATACTGACTGTACTATTTCCAAGGATTAGTACATGAAAGGCATCTCTGCAGTGCTTCTTGCTCCCTGAAGCACAACTGCCATAAAAGAAATCTCATCGAGCTTCTTGTCCTCTTCTAGAAAACAGTAGTaagtggaaggaaagaaaggaaatccaCCAGGTATTCCTCAGGTAAGGAAACAAACATTGGGATTCTCATATTCAACACAGACACTTTAAGATGCATGCACAAATATATTGAGGTGAAAGTGCCTGCTTGGGCTCACAGCAGCCACCTGTAGCTCTGTCTCTCAGCTGCAAGTTTCAGCTTCTTTATGGGGCAAATGGAAACCTTTCCATGGTCAAATCAGAAGTGGTGTCATGCCTATGGTCACCCTCTGCTCATTTGAATACTCAAATCAATGCATTAATGGTGTGCCCATTGTGGAAAGTGTCGGGTAAGAAATGGGAGGCTTGGCAGGATCTCCATGacagcaggctgcagcctggTCTCCATAAAAATGCCCATGCCAATActaacagctctgtgctggtggcactgaAAGAGATGGTGACCAAAGAGACTTTGTTATTATCCTCTTCAAGCCAGAGGAAAATGTCCAAGTCTAAAGCAGCAAACACACTCCCCTTGAGTTTGAATTATTATGGCAGCTCCTTTTCCCACACCAACAGAGGTCACCCAGAGGGTTTgatcctgtccctctgcagctgtgctcagccacTGGCCATGGTGGGGAGCTGGAGTCCTCACTGTCATTAGAGCTGTGCAGGCCAGGGAtggccctgctcctgtggcAAAGAAACACAGCACCGGTGTCAACTGCCCACCttggagcccagcccaggcacctGGCTGCAAGCTCCTCAACTTGGTAAAGTACAAAGAAACAGACAAGGGTTTGGCGTACAATTCTAACTGCAGTTGGAGAAAAACACATCCTAAACTTCTCCAGGCCACCCAGACACAGGACTGAACAATGTACAGATGACTTGAAAGCCTGAAAGTTTCAAAGACCCACAGGATTTGGAAAAGATGCCAAAGTATGGAGGAGAATTGATGTGCTGtggttaaaaaaggaaaaagaaagcagaactaCTTGGGCATTGCTTTGgtggttgtttctttttccctttttctttttctataaaaCTGCAACTGGGAAGACTCAACCTCCATTTTCAAGGATATTTCTCACACATCCAACCGTTCCACTGAAAAATTCTTGTCCTTCAGAAACAGAGCTCCAACAGGGTTCAAGAAGCAAATGGGAAATGTCAGGCCTGGCTGGAGGCCAAAATGGCAGGTTTCTGAACTGGTTAGGTTTCTGAACTGGTTTGGTTTCTGAACTGCCACTTTCCTTCTGATGCAACCAAATCTACAGCAGATGCTGATGTGCTGCAGGGACATTTTTAGAAGGGGGCCTTGGTGGAAGTGCTGCCAGCAGATGGcaatgggattttttccagTGGAACACAGAACATGGGACAGGTGAGAAAAACAGCAGGATCAGTGAGGATTTGCAGCTTACCAAAACAGGGCTTGCATTCTTGTAAGGAACTTCTCGTTCCACCATCTGGATGCCCACGATTCCAAAAGACCATATGTCCACTTTGGGGCCATATGGTTGACCTGTCACCACTTCAGGCGCCATCCACCCAGAAGTGCCGGCCACGGAGCTCCgtctgctctgctcaggccTGAGCTGAGCAAAGAGGCCAAAGTCAGCTGTggagaaaacaacaaaccatGACAGCCAGCTCCAATTAGGAAACCAAGCAAAAGAATTCCCCACTCTCAGTCTAAGAATGTGCTGTTGAAGCTCCTGGACAACTGTCCACGCTCAATTTCCTTGGGGCTTTAGCCAAGGAAGTATGGAATTGGCcacttccaaaaaaacccaggttCTTTAACGCTGCTCACAGCAGTGGCCTTTATTGCCCTGAAGCTTTAGATTGTAGCTCCCTCCCCCtggaagggacacacacagagagcaatGCCACTCTTGACTGCTTGTGGTTCCTTGTCATACCTCTGTGCATATTGCAACCGTGTCCTCAGCTCACAGCGGGTGTCCCtgcactgccaccagcaccatttttggggagctgctggcagtcactcaaagcagccccccagcccacATGCCTGGAACGCTGCACCTGACCAAGAATATAGCAAGAGCTTCTCAATTTCAAAATTAGAATAATTCAGAGAGAGGGAGTTTGCATTTTCCAattcaagggaggctcctgccctccttagCAGACACTTGTCTTTTCAATCCAAAACACAGGGCCATGACATTCCACAAGAGGAATCACTGGTGTAAATTTCATGGACCTCTCTCAATCCTGTGAAAGTATTGTAGTCCTGGTTTAGAATAGACAGGTAGGAAACAACTTTGAGAGACAGAGTCTAAAATGGCtcgtgggtttttttttttttaagattggGTGAAACTACCCAAAGGGTGTTGTtttataacatttaaaaatatactacataaaaattaaaaactgtaataaaaaagAGTTAAATAAAGAAGTGctttttaattagaaacacagaaatgtgaatATATGAATGCACATTTTCATAAACCTATgaaattacaaacaaaaaaatatataactgAACTACAATACAAAGGTAGGTAAGACTGTACTTTATTTAgatctttttccttctgaggaGAAGCTCGTGTCTTGAAGAAGAACTCTGTCACATCTGACAGTTAAATTTCCTGAGTTCTTCTGGTTCTGGGTAACACATCCCGGCTGAAAGGACCTACTGAAGGCAAAGAACTGGCTCTGCGTGGTCAGAAACTGAAGGATGGGTTGACTGAAGAGCCAGAGACAGCTCTGTTTCCTTTCAGACGGGAAGGCATTTTGCTTGAAGGCACAGTAAGAGCTCTGTTTCGTCTCATACGGGAGGCTGCATCCATGGCTGACCCAATATTGGCTCTGGTTGGCATCAGGTTGATGCCTGGTTCCACTGATGACCCAAAACCTGTTCTGCCTGGTGTCACGCTGGCGGCTATGTTGGTGTCAGACACACTGTAGGGTCTGGCTGGTATCACAATGGAGCCTACGTTGGTTCCAGGCACAGTAGAGGCTCTGGGTCTAGGCACTCTCTGCCGTGCTGGAATAAACAAAAGGATCAAAAACAAATCAAGAGAGAATCGATGTTTGCTGTTAAATACTGCTCACAAAGGCATGTATGTGAAATACGTCTAAATGTTTGCTCCTTAGGTACTTATTTGAAACATATGGCACCtgattgtaaaatatttaacagataAAGGACATTAGCACAAGTATCCTGGCCTTGCAAGTGTTAGTATAGCACTTTATTTGAAGTGCTACAAGTACTCAAAGTTATCTTTTACCTCTCATCATATTAATtccaaagcagtattttttattcAAGGAAAGAAACATATTCTGCAGTCTCcttgacaaaatatttaatgcctCTGTTATTTGCGCacacctttttcttctgaaaaatgccTCAGAACATTCAGTTAGCACTAGTTTTATTGCTACACTATGTTTACAATGAAGTGTTGATGTATTTGGCTTCAGAAGCTGTGCAGCACgaagggagctgctggctaGGAACCCACATGCCAGGGACTGCAATTGCTTGAAAAACAGACttaccagcaggagcaggagcaagagcaagagcaggagcaggagcaagagcaggagcaggagcaggagccagagcaggagccGGAGTAGGCACAGGAGGTCCAAGAGCTGCTTGGGGTGAAACACAAGGCTGAATATTATCTGTTGAGTAAAAGTCAAATTGAAAAACCAAGGAAATGCACGGATGGAAAAGGGGTATGGTTGAAAGGAAATGCTATGGAAAATGTGAATGTCTTGTaccaaaaagaaaggaaaaacaattttggtattaaaaaaaaataagtattgaacaaagcaataaaagaaaaaaatacaagaaatccGACACCCTCCCACCCACCTCAACCactcccaaaaccaaaaacagcACAAGCAAGCAGGCATCCAAACCCAAACTAAAATCAGAACAAAAGAACCAGCACATAGGGACCAGCAGACAATACTTTGAAATAATAGTTTTCAAGTCTGCGTTAGCTTTCACCATCCCCTTTCTCTTCTGAAGAAACATCATCACGTTTCGCTTTGCACTAGTTTTAATGCTCCAGTATGGGGGCAAGGAAGGCTTGCTGTATTGGCCTCCAGAAGCTGTGCAGCAccaagggagctgctggctAGGAACCCACATGCCAGGGACTGCAATTGCTTGACAAGCAGACttaccagcaggagcaggagcacgAGGGGAACTCGCTGCTTGGGGTACAAAGGGAGGCCGGAAATATGCTGttcaaagaaaggaaacttATTTCAGAGGATGTAAATTTGAAAAGCCAAAGAGATGCAGGGAACAGAAATGGTTCTGCTTGGAAAGAAGGCTAGAGACCCTAGTAAAGGTTCTGCTGGGTGACACACCGGCGGATAGGTCGCTTCCAGAGGCAGCGTGGCTTCTGCTGGGTGACATGCTGAAGAAGCTGGAGTCGCTTCCAGACACAGCATGGCTTCTGCTGGGTGACATACTGAAATAGACTGATGGGCTTCCAGGGCCAGCATGGCTTCTACTTGGTGACATACTGAAGAAGCTTGAGTCGCTTCCAGAGGCAGCATGGCTTCTGCTGGGTGACATACTGAAGAAGCTGGAGTCGCTTCCAGACACAGTATAGGTGCTGCCGGGTGTCATACTGAAGTACCCAGGCGAACTATAGTCGCTGCTGGATGGAAAAGTAAAGACTGAGTCGCTTCCAGACATAGAATAGGTTCTGTTGGGTGTGAAACTGAAGTGACCTGAGTCACTTCCAGACGCAGTATAGTCACTGCTGGATGGCATACTGAAGACGGAGTCGCTTCCAGAGGCAGTATAGCTTCTGCTGGATGGCATACTGATGCCTGAGCCGCTTCCAGACAGAGGATGGGCTCTGATGGGTGACATATTGAAGATTGAGTCGCTTCCAGACAAAGTATAGCTACTGCCGGGTGACATGCTAAAGGAGTCGCTTCCAGACGCAGGATGGCTTCTGCTGGGTGATGCACTGGAGACTGAGTCGCTTCCCGACACAGTATGGCTTCTGCTGGGGGACCTCCTGAAGACTGGGTCCATTTCAGAACTGTAGGTTCTGTTTCTTGGATCTGCCCAGCTTGCTGGAAGAATAAAAGGCAATAGAACCAAATCAGGAGAGAATCTCCAGCTGCCGTTGAATACCTCTCACAAGAGCACGTACGTCAAGTACTTACAACTGTCAGCTCCTTGCCTTAATTGCTCATGTCAAACACACGGCACATAATTCTTATCTATTAATCTTTGATAGGCAAAGGCCATTAGCACCAATATCTTGCCCTAGGAAGTGTTGCAGGAATACCTTGTTTGAAGTTCTCCATATTCTTACCGACATCTTTCAGAGGAAGTCAATTTCTTTTAAGAGAAGGTACATTTTGAAATGCAAGGAAATACAAGGATCTGAAAGGGCTACTCTTGGAAGGAAATGCTGTAATTTGAATGCCTGTGTTAGCTTTCAGCATCCCCTTCCTCTTCTGAAGATTATCATTCAATGTTTCTGTTGGCGTTAGTGTTATTGCTCCATTATGCTTGCCATGAAGGGTTGTTGTATTTGCCTTCAGAAGCTGTGCAGCAccaagggagctgctggctctgaagCCACATGCCAGGGACTGCAATTGCTTGACAAACAGACttaccagcaggagcaggagcacgAGGGGAACTCGCTGCTTGGGGTACAAAGGGAGGCCGGAAATATGCTGttcaaagaaaggaaacttATTTCAGAGGATGTAAATTTGAAAAGCCAAAGAGATGCAGGGAACAGAAATGGTTCTGCTTGGAAAGAAGGCTAGAGGCCCTAGTAAAGGTTCTGCTGGGTGACACACCGGCGGATAGGTCGCTTCCAGAGGCAGCGTGGCTTCTGCTGGGTGACATGCTGAAGAAGCTGGAGTCGCTTCCAGACACAGCATGGCTTCTGCTGGGTGACATACTGAAATAGACTGATGGGCTTCCAGGGCCAGCATGGCTTCTACTTGGTGACATACTGAAGAAGCTTGAGTCGCTTCCAGAGGCAGCATGGCTTCTGCTGGGTGACATACTGAAGAAGCTGGAGTCGCTTCCAGACACAGTATAGGTGCTGCCGGGTGTCATACTGAAGTACCCAGGCGAACTATAGTCGCTGCTGGATGGAAAAGTAAAGACTGAGTCGCTTCCAGACATAGAATAGGTTCTGTTGGGTGTGAAACTGAAGTGACCTGAGTCACTTCCAGACGCAGTATAGTCACTGCTGGATGGCATACTGAAGACGGAGTCGCTTCCAGAGGCAGTATAGCTTCTGCTGGATGGCATACTGATGCCTGAGCCGCTTCCAGACAGAGGATGGGCTCTGATGGGTGACATATTGAAGATTGAGTCGCTTCCAGACAAAGTATAGCTACTGCCGGGTGACATGCTAAAGGAGTCGCTTCCAGACGCAGGATGGCTTCTGCTGGGTGATGCACTGGAGACTGAGTCGCTTCCCGACACAGTATGGCTTCTGCTGGGGGACCTCCTGAAGACTGGGTCCATTTCAGAACTGTAGGTTCTGTTTCTTGGATCTGCCCAGCTTGCTGGAAGAATAAAAGGCAATAGAACCAAATCAGGAGAGAATCTCCAGCTGCCGTTGAATACCTCTCACAAGAGCACGTACGTCAAGTACTTACAACTGTCAGCTCCTTGCCTTAATTGCTCATGTCAAACACACGGCACATAATTCTTATCTATTAATCTTTGATAGGCAAAGGCCATTAGCACCAATATCTTGCCCTAGGAAGTGTTGCAGGAATACCTTGTTTGAAGTTCTCCATATTCTTACCGACATCTTTCAGAGGAAGTCAATTTCTTTTAAGAGAAGGTACATTTTGAAATGCAAGGAAATACAAGGATCTGAAAGGGCTACTCTTGGAAGGAAATGCTGTAATTTGAATGCCTGTGTTAGCTTTCAGCATCCCCTTCCTCTTCTGAAGATTATCATTCAATGTTTCTGTTGGCGTTAGTGTTATTGCTCCATTATGCTTGCCATGAAGGGTTGTTGTATTTGCCTTCAGAAGCTGTGCAGCAccaagggagctgctggctctgaagCCACATGCCAGGGACTGCAATTGCTTGACAAACAGACttaccagcaggagcaggagcacgAGGGGAACTCGCTGCTTGGGGTACAAAGGGAGGCCGGAAATATGCTGttcaaagaaaggaaacttATTTCAGAGAATGTAAATTTGAAAAGCCAAAGAGATGCAGGGAACAGAAATGGTTCTGCTTGGAAAGAAGGCTAGAGGCCCTAGTAAAGGTTCTGCTGGGTGACACACCGGCGGATAGGTCGCTTCCAGAGGCAGCGTGGCTTCTGCTGGGTGACATGCTGAAGAAGCTGGAGTCGCTTCCAGACACAGCATGGCTTCTGCTGGGTGACATACTGAAATAGACTGATGGGCTTCCAGGGCCAGCATGGCTTCTACTTGGTGACATACTGAAGAAGCTTGAGTCGCTTCCAGAGGCAGCATGGCTTCTGCTGGGTGACATACTGAAGAAGCTGGAGTCGCTTCCAGACACAGTATAGGTGCTGCCGGGTGTCATACTGAAGTACCCAGGCGAACTATAGTCGCTGCTGGATGGAAAAGTAAAGACTGAGTCGCTTCCAGACATAGAATAGGTTCTGTTGGGTGTGAAACTGAAGTGACCTGAGTCACTTCCAGACGCAGTATAGTCACTGCTGGATGGCATACTGAAGACGGAGTCGCTTCCAGAGGCAGTATAGCTTCTGCTGGATGGCATACTGATGCCTGAGCCGCTTCCAGACAGAGGATGGGCTCTGATGGGTGACATATTGAAGATTGAGTCGCTTCCAGACAAAGTATAGCTACTGCCGGGTGACATGCTAAAGGAGTCGCTTCCAGACGCAGGATGGCTTCTGCTGGGTGATGCACTGGAGACTGAGTCGCTTCCCGACACAGTATGGCTTCTGCTGGGGGACCTCCTGAAGACTGGGTCCATTTCAGAACTGTAGGTTCTGTTTCTTGGATCTGCCCAGCTTGCTGGAAGAATAAAAGGCAATAGAACCAAATCAGGAGAGAATCTCCAGCTGCCGTTGAATACCTCTCACAAGAGCACGTACGTCAAGTACTTACAACTGTCAGCTCCTTGCCTTAATTGCTCATGTCAAACACACGGCACATAATTCTTATCTATTAATCTTTGATAGGCAAAGGCCATTAGCACCAATATCTTGCCCTAGGAAGTGTTGCAGGAATACCTTGTTTGAAGTTCTCCATATTCTTACCGACATCTTTCAGAGGAAGTCAATTTCTTTTAAGAGAAGGTACATTTTGAAATGCAAGGAAATACAAGGATCTGAAAGGGCTACTCTTGGAAGGAAATGCTGTAATTTGAATGCCTGTGTTAGCTTTCAGCATCCCCTTCCTCTTCTGAAGATTATCATTCAATGTTTCTGTTGGCGTTAGTGTTATTGCTCCATTACGGTTGCCATGAAGGGTTGTTGTATTTGCCTTCAGAAGCTGTGCAGCAccaagggagctgctggctctgaagCCACATGCCAGGGACTGCAATTGCTTGACAAGCAGACttaccagcaggagcaggagcacgAGGGGAACTCGCTGCTTGGGGTACAAAGGGAGGCCGGAAATATGCTGttcaaagaaaggaaacttATTTCAGAGGATGTAAATTTGAAAAGCCAAAGAGATGCAGGGAACAGAAATGGTTCTGCTTGGAAAGAAGGCTAGAGGCCCTAGTAAAGGTTCTGCTGGGTGACACACCGGCGGATAGGTCGCTTCCAGAGGCAGCGTGGCTTCTGCTGGGTGACATGCTGAAGAAGCTGGAGTCGCTTCCAGACACAGCATGGCTTCTGCTGGGTGACATACTGAAATAGACTGATGGGCTTCCAGGGCCAGCATGGCTTCTACTTGGTGACATACTGAAGAAGCTTGAGTCGCTTCCAGAGGCAGCATGGCTTCTGCTGGGTGACATACTGAAGAAGCTGGAGTCGCTTCCAGACACAGTATAGGTGCTGCCGGGTGTCATACTGAAGTACCCAGGCGAACTATAGTCGCTGCTGGATGGAAAAGTAAAGACTGAGTCGCTTCCAGACATAGAATAGGTTCTGTTGGGTGTGAAACTGAAGTGACCTGAGTCACTTCCAGACGCAGTATAGTCACTGCTGGATGGCATACTGAAGACGGAGTCGCTTCCAGAGGCAGTATAGCTTCTGCTGGATGGCATACTGATGCCTGAGCCGCTTCCAGACAGAGGATGGGCTCTGATGGGTGACATATTGAAGATTGAGTCGCTTCCAGACAAAGTATAGCTACTGCCGGGTGACATGCTAAAGGAGTCGCTTCCAGACGCAGGATGGCTTCTGCTGGGTGATGCACTGGAGACTGAGTCGCTTCCCGACACAGTATGGCTTCTGCTGGGGGACCTCCTGAAGACTGAGTCCATTTCAGAACTGTAGGTTCTGTTTCTTGGATCTGCCCAGCTTGCTGGAAGAATAAAAGGCAATAGAACCAAATCAGGAGAGAATCTCCAGCTGCCGTTGAATACCTCTCACAAGAGCACGTACGTCAAGTACTTACAACTGTCAGCTCCTTGCCTTAATTGCTCATGTCAAACACACGGCACATAATTCTTATCTATTAATCTTTGATAGGCAAAGGCCATTAGCACCAATATCTTGCCCTAGGAAGTGTTGCAGGAATACCTTGTTTGAAGTTCTCCATATTCTTACCGACATCTTTCAGAGGAAGTCAATTTCTTTTAAGAGAAGGTACATTTTGAAATGCAAGGAAATACAAGGATCTGAAAGGGCTACTCTTGGAAGGAAATGCTGTAATTTGAATGCCTGTGTTAGCTTTCAGCATCCCCTTCCTCTTCTGAAGATTATCATTCAATGTTTCTGTTGGCGTTAGTGTTATTGCTCCATTATGCTTGCCATGAAGGGTTGTTGTATTTGCCTTCAGAAGCTGTGCAGCAccaagggagctgctggctctgaagCCACATGCCAGGGACTGCAATTGCTTGACAAACAGACttaccagcaggagcaggagcacgAGGGGAACTCGCTGCTTGGGGTACAAAGGGAGGCCGGAAATATGCTGttcaaagaaaggaaacttATTTCAGAGAATGTAAATTTGAAAAGCCAAAGAGATGCAGGGAACAGAAATGGTTCTGCTTGGAAAGAAGGCTAGAGACCCTAGTAAAGGTTCTGCTGGGTGACACACCGGCGGATAGGTCGCTTCCAGAGGCAGCGTGGCTTCTGCTGGGTGACATGCTGAAGAAGCTGGAGTCGCTTCCAGACACAGCATGGCTTCTGCTGGGTGACATACTGAAATAGACT contains:
- the LOC119696081 gene encoding mucin-12-like encodes the protein MSPGSSYTLSGSDSIFNMSPIRAHPLSGSGSGISMPSSRSYTASGSDSVFSMPSSSDYTASGSDSGHFSFTPNRTYSMSGSDSVFTFPSSSDYSSPGYFSMTPGSTYTVSGSDSSFFSMSPSRSHAASGSDSSFFSMSPSRSHAGPGSPSVYFSMSPSRSHAVSGSDSSFFSMSPSRSHAASGSDLSAAYFRPPFVPQAASSPRAPAPAASWADPRNRTYSSEMDPVFRRSPSRSHTVSGSDSVSSASPSRSHPASGSDSFSMSPGSSYTLSGSDSIFNMSPIRAHPLSGSGSGISMPSSRSYTASGSDSVFSMPSSSDYTASGSDSGHFSFTPNRTYSMSGSDSVFTFPSSSDYSSPGYFSMTPGSTYTVSGSDSSFFSMSPSRSHAASGSDSSFFSMSPSRSHAGPGSPSVYFSMSPSRSHAVSGSDSSFFSMSPSRSHAASGSDLSAAYFRPPFVPQAASSPRAPAPAASWADPRNRTYSSEMDPVFRRSPSRSHTVSGSDSVSSASPSRSHPASGSDSFSMSPGSSYTLSGSDSIFNMSPIRAHPLSGSGSGISMPSSRSYTASGSDSVFSMPSSSDYTASGSDSGHFSFTPNRTYSMSGSDSVFTFPSSSDYSSPGYFSMTPGSTYTVSGSDSSFFSMSPSRSHAASGSDSSFFSMSPSRSHAGPGSPSVYFSMSPSRSHAVSGSDSSFFSMSPSRSHAASGSDLSAAYFRPPFVPQAASSPRAPAPAASWADPRNRTYSSEMDPVFRRSPSRSHTVSGSDSVSSASPSRSHPASGSDSFSMSPGSSYTLSGSDSIFNMSPIRAHPLSGSGSGISMPSSRSYTASGSDSVFSMPSSSDYTASGSDSGHFSFTPNRTYSMSGSDSVFTFPSSSDYSSPGYFSMTPGSTYTVSGSDSSFFSMSPSRSHAASGSDSSFFSMSPSRSHAGPGSPSVYFSMSPSRSHAVSGSDSSFFSMSPSRSHAASGSDLSAAYFRPPFVPQAASSPRAPAPAARQRVPRPRASTVPGTNVGSIVIPARPYSVSDTNIAASVTPGRTGFGSSVEPGINLMPTRANIGSAMDAASPDFGLFAQLRPEQSRRSSVAGTSGWMAPEVVTGQPYGPKVDIWSFGIVGIQMVEREVPYKNASPVLVKILTARGERPQLRQPNRFSPSLCDFLSCCLQRDEARRWSAEELLKHPFVTSAKPASILAPVINFVKKEKKEERRI